A DNA window from Hordeum vulgare subsp. vulgare chromosome 1H, MorexV3_pseudomolecules_assembly, whole genome shotgun sequence contains the following coding sequences:
- the LOC123425436 gene encoding probable chromatin-remodeling complex ATPase chain — protein sequence MGNPADYEDEEDEELSSSGDAEGEEQQQQQEEGSDEGEEEEDDEEEEQEPEGEQAAGDGGEEEEEVDEEEIVAATTGAGADDYDDDGGDGAGGAEEAESTEDDAAAEEGGEEDADESEDATGKTEIGKRERAKLREMQKLKKQKIQEILDSQNASIDADMNKKGKGRLKYLLQQTEIFAHFAKGSQSAEKKNRGKGRHASKVTEEEEDEEYLKEEDALAAGGTRLLVQPSCITGKMRDYQLAGLNWLIRLYENGINGILADEMGLGKTLQTISLLGYLHEFRGITGPHMVVAPKSTLGNWMKEIQRFCPVLRAVKFLGNPEERNHIRENLLAPGKFDVCVTSFEMAIKEKTALRRFSWRYIIIDEAHRIKNENSLLSKTMRLFSTNYRLLITGTPLQNNLHELWSLLNFLLPEIFSSAETFDEWFQISGENDQHEVVQQLHKVLRPFLLRRLKSDVEKGLPPKKETILKVGMSEMQKQYYRALLQKDLEVINAGGERKRLLNIAMQLRKCCNHPYLFQGAEPGPPYTTGDHLIENAGKMVLLDKLLPKLKARDSRVLIFSQMTRLLDILEDYLMYRGYQYCRIDGNTGGDDRDASIEAFNKPGSEKFIFLLSTRAGGLGINLATADIVVLYDSDWNPQVDLQAQDRAHRIGQKKEVQVFRFCTEYTIEEKVIERAYKKLALDALVIQQGRLAEQKAVNKDELLQMVRFGAEMVFSSKDSTITDEDIDRIIARGEEATAQLDAKMKKFTEDAIKFKMDDTAELYDFDDDKEEDKPDFKKLVSDNWIEPPRRERKRNYSESEYFKQALRQGAPAKPREPRIPRMPNLHDFQFFNTQRLNELYEKEVKYLVQTNQKKDTIGDGDGEDEEVEPLTEEEQEEKEQLLEEGFSTWTRRDFNTFIRACEKYGREDIKSIASEMEGKTEEEVQRYAEVFKERYTELNDYDRIIKNIEKGESKISRKDEIMKAIAKKMDRYKNPWLELKIQYGQNKGKLYNEECDRFLLCMVHKLGYGNWEELKSAFRMSPLFRFDWFVKSRTTQELARRCDTLIRLVEKENQECDERDRQARKDKKNMTPTKRPSSSSPAMDSPTQTPSKRGRRDGSAASGKRRRR from the exons ATGGGGAATCCGGCGGactacgaggacgaggaggacgaggagctgTCCAGCTCCGGCGACGCGGAGGgcgaggagcagcagcagcagcaggaggagggaTCGGATgaaggcgaggaggaggaggatgatgaggaggaagagcaggagcCCGAAGGGGAGCAGGCGGCGGGGGAtggcggggaggaggaggaagaggtggacgaggaggagatcgtcgccgccaccaccggcgccggcgccgatgactacgacgacgacggggGAGACGGCGCTGGCGGGGCGGAGGAGGCCGAATCCACCGAGGACGACGCCGCCGCGGAGGAGGGCGGCGAGGAAGATGCCGACGAG TCTGAAGACGCCACTGGAAAGACAGAGATTGGCAAGCGGGAACGAGCCAAGCTCAGGGAAATGCAGAAGCTCAAGAAGCAGAAGATACAGGAAATACTGGATAGCCAAAACGCTTCCATCGATGCCGACATG aacaagaagggaaaggggcGACTGAAATACCTCTTGCAACAGACTGAAATATTTGCTCATTTTGCCAAAGGAAGCCAATCTGCGGAGAAAAAGAACCGTGGAAA GGGTCGTCATGCATCAAAGgtgacagaggaggaggaagatgaagaatacCTCAAGGAGGAAGATGCCCTTGCTGCAGGAGGAACACGCTTGCTTGTACAACCATCAT GCATAACTGGGAAAATGAGAGATTACCAACTAGCTGGACTTAACTGGCTCATTCGCTTGTATGAAAATGGCATCAATGGAATATTGGCTGATGAAATG GGTCTCGGAAAAACTCTCCAAACTATCTCCCTGCTTGGATATCTGCATGAGTTCAGAGGAATAACAGGTCCTCACATGGTTGTTGCACCAAAGTCTACTCTTGGCAATTGGATGAAGGAAATCCAACGTTTTTGCCCTGTTCTGCGTGCTGTCAAGTTCTTAGGAAACCCAGAAGAAAGG AATCATATACGGGAAAATTTGCTAGCTCCAGGAAAGTTTGATGTCTGTGTTACAAGTTTTGAAATGGCAATAAAAGAAAAGACTGCATTGAGGCGTTTTAGCTGGCGCTATATTATTATTGATGAAGCTCATCGGATAAAAAATGAGAACTCCCTTCTTTCTAAGACAATGAGGCTTTTCAGTACAAATTACCGTCTGCTCATCACAGGCACTCCGCTGCAG AATAATCTTCATGAGCTTTGGTCTCTTCTCAACTTCTTGTTGCCAGAAATATTTAGCTCTGCAGAGACTTTTGATGAATGGTTCCAAATCTCAGGGGAAAATGATCAACATGAGGTTGTTCAGCAGCTTCATAAG GTTTTGCGTCCATTTCTCCTAAGGAGGCTTAAATCGGATGTCGAGAAAGGTTTACCTCCAAAGAAGGAGACTATACTTAAAGTTGGAATGTCTGAGATGCAAAAACAGTATTATCGTGCTCTCCTTCAGAAGGATCTGGAGGTTATTAATGCTGGTGGTGAGCGCAAGCGCCTTCTTAACATAGCCATGCAACTACGGAAGTGCTGCAATCATCCATATTTATTCCAAGGTGCTGAGCCTGGCCCACCTTATACAACTGGGGACCATCTAATTGAGAATGCAG GAAAAATGGTTCTGTTAGATAAATTACTTCCCAAGCTAAAGGCCCGTGACTCCAGAGTACTGATATTCTCCCAG ATGACCCGTCTTTTGGACATCCTGGAAGATTATCTAATGTACAGAGGGTATCAGTATTGCCGGATTGATGGGAATACTGGTGGTGATGATCGTGATGCTTCCATCGAAGCTTTCAACAAGCCAGGGAGTGAAAAGTTTATCTTCTTACTTTCAACTAGGGCAGGTGGTCTTGGGATCAATCTTGCTACTGCTGACATTGTGGTTCTTTATGATAGTGATTG GAACCCTCAAGTGGATTTGCAAGCTCAAGACCGTGCACATAGAATTGGTCAAAAAAAAGAAGTTCAAGTCTTCCGTTTCTGCACCGAG TATACTATTGAGGAAAAAGTAATTGAGAGAGCATATAAGAAGCTTGCCTTGGATGCTTTGGTTATTCAGCAAGGTCGATTGGCAGAACAGAAAG CTGTCAATAAGGATGAGCTATTGCAAATGGTGAGATTTGGTGCTGAAATGGTATTCAGCTCCAAGGATAGCACAATAACAGATGAAGATATTGACCGCATTATTGCTAGAGGAGAAGAGGCAACAGCACAACTTGATGCAAAAATGAAGAAGTTCACAGAAGATGCTATTAAATTCAAAATGGACGACA CTGCTGAACTTTATGATTTTGATGACGACAAG GAGGAAGACAAGCCAGATTTTAAAAAGCTAGTCAGTGATAACTGGATAGAACCTCCTAGACGAGAAAGAAAACGGAA CTACTCTGAATCTGAATATTTTAAGCAAGCACTTCGCCAAGGTGCCCCAGCAAAACCTAGGGAACCGAGAATTCCCCGAATGCCAAACTT GCATGATTTCCAGTTCTTCAACACACAGAGGCTCAATGAACTGTATGAAAAGGAAGTCAAATACCTCGTG CAAACGAATCAGAAAAAGGATACAattggtgatggtgatggtgagGACGAAG AAGTGGAACCTCTGACCGAGGAGGAGCAAGAAGAGAAGGAGCAGCTACTGGAAGAG GGCTTTTCAACATGGACAAGGAGGGACTTTAACACATTCATTCGAGCTTGTGAGAAATATGGTCGTGAAGACATAAAGAGTATAGCATCTGAAATGGAGGGGAAAACGGAAGAGGAAGTTCAGCGgtatgctgaagttttcaaggaaAGATACACAGAATTGAATG ATTATGACAGAATTATTAAGAACATTGAGAAAGGAGAATCAAAGATCTCTCGAAAGGATGAGATTATGAAAGCCATAGCGAAGAAGATGGACCGCTATAAGAACCCATGGTTGGAGTTGAAAATTCAGTATGGCCAGAACAAGGGGAAGCTGTACAATGAAGAATGTGACCGTTTTCTG TTGTGCATGGTGCACAAACTTGGCTATGGAAACTGGGAAGAACTAAAGTCGGCCTTCCGCATGTCTCCCTTGTTCCGTTTTGACTGGTTTGTGAAGTCCAGAACGACACAAGAGCTGGCTAGAAGGTGCGACACTCTCATCCGTCTAGTGGAGAAGGAGAACCAAGAGTGTGATGAGCGAGATAGACAGGCCAGGAAAGATAAGAAG AACATGACACCAACAAAGCGTCCTTCGTCAAGTAGTCCAGCAATGGACTCTCCTACGCAGACCCCCTCCAAGAGGGGCCGGAGGGACGGCAGTGCAGCCTCG GGAAAGAGAAGGAGGCGGTGA
- the LOC123425445 gene encoding double-stranded RNA-binding protein 2-like, with protein MFKNQLQELAQRSCFNLPSYACIREGPDHAPRFKATVTFNGESFESPGFYSTLRQAEHAAAEVALNELSKRGPSSSLAAKVLDETGIYKNLLQETAHRAGLKLPMYTTIRSGPGHTPTFTCTVELAGRIFTGSPGKTKKQAQKNAAMAAWSELKQLPLVGEGEAASSSSPSDHDEEKEQATVARSLENLNQKNEGKTSYQKEKQQSNNRPQSQRSYPKPQRSYPKPYVSFYGSHLQNQMYPNVAPEQAVYHMWNQVQATQQKPPFPMVQTMGNTRFQPPPTMLSMYPPPPRRQFAVPASQDALALLPCFPETPPVLPRYFSPYPATYVPRSPLPVTVHTVHRERQGYTEIVELHDAAVLSGYTALDSSSTPENVGPSQVQLWPENGKEVYTESSAASVEENKAPQTLSSSTAHPPSQKSEPNQDDEESKKPAEQTPKPSLSRVASSVVQRPVQRQGYPSPVQHGKPTHRSNLPFSRATSPELWSLDMQAPARYGSATPMSSSGLLYQQRPPWLAAPVTVRTSIPVCSARPNAASNSSPGEAARARPAVQILSREDPEAHRNTRHAGDVSTASSELNKLHM; from the exons ATGTTTAAAAACCAGCTCCAGGAGCTTGCGCAGAGGAGCTGCTTCAACTTGCCGTCCTACGCGTGCATCCGCGAGGGGCCAGATCATGCGCCCCGGTTTAAAGCCACGGTTACTTTTAATGGGGAATCGTTTGAGAGCCCGGGGTTCTATTCCACCTTGCGGCAGGCAGAGCATGCGGCAGCTGAGGTAGCGCTCAATGAGTTGTCGAAGAGGGGGCCTTCATCATCGCTTGCTGCAAAAGTCCTG GATGAAACTGGGATCTACAAGAACCTGCTCCAAGAAACTGCTCATCGGGCTGGTTTAAAACTGCCCATGTACACTACTATTAGATCTGGACCAGGGCATACACCAACATTCACGTGTACAGTGGAGTTAGCAGGAAGGATCTTCACTGGCAGTCCTGGCAAGACCAAGAAACAAGCCCAAAAAAATGCTGCTATGGCGGCCTGGTCTGAATTGAAGCAGC TGCCTCTAGTAGGTGAGGGTGAGGCAgcatcttcatcttctccatccgaTCATGACGAGGAGAAGGAACAGGCCACAGTTGCCCGCTCTCTTGAAAACTTGAATCAGAAAAATGAAGGCAAGACATCATATCAAAAGGAAAAACAGCAAAGCAATAACCGCCCACAATctcagagatcctatcctaaaccTCAGAGATCTTATCCTAAACCATATGTGTCATTTTATGGCTCACACTTGCAAAATCAGATGTACCCAAATGTTGCACCAGAGCAAGCAGTGTACCATATGTGGAACCAAGTGCAAGCAACACAGCAGAAGCCCCCTTTTCCGATGGTCCAAACTATGGGCAACACAAGGTTTCAACCGCCACCAACTATGCTCTCCATGTACCCTCCTCCACCTAGAAGGCAGTTCGCCGTGCCAGCCAGCCAAGATGCTTTAGCTCTTCTTCCATGTTTTCCTGAAACTCCTCCTGTCCTTCCTCGGTACTTCTCGCCTTACCCTGCCACCTATGTACCAAGAAGTCCATTGCCAGTTACTGTGCACACAGTGCACAGGGAAAGGCAAGGGTATACTGAGATAGTTGAGCTTCATGATGCCGCAGTGTTATCCGGATACACCGCCCTAGATTCCTCTAGCACTCCAGAAAATGTCGGCCCAAGTCAGGTCCAACTATGGCCTGAAAATGGGAAGGAGGTCTATACAGAGAGTAGTGCTGCCTCCGTGGAAGAGAATAAAGCCCCTCAGACTCTGTCAAGCTCCACAGCACATCCACCATCACAGAAGTCGGAACCAAATCAAGATGATGAAGAGTCGAAGAAACCAGCAGAACAGACACCAAAGCCATCATTGTCTCGTGTTGCATCATCTGTTGTTCAAAGGCCTGTCCAGCGACAGGGTTATCCTAGTCCTGTTCAGCACGGCAAGCCTACCCACAGAAGTAATCTTCCGTTCAGCAGGGCAACATCACCTGAGTTATGGTCTTTGgacatgcaagctccagcgagatATGGATCTGCGACTCCTATGAGTTCATCAGGTTTGTTGTACCAGCAGCGGCCCCCTTGGCTGGCGGCCCCTGTTACAGTCCGAACTTCTATCCCTGTGTGCTCAGCTAGGCCAAATGCTGCATCGAACTCTAGCCCTGGAGAAGCAGCGCGAGCGCGACCTGCAGTTCAGATCCTCTCCAGGGAGGACCCCGAGGCCCACAGGAACACAAGACACGCGGGCGACGTTTCAACAGCGAGTTCAGAACTCAATAAGCTCCATATGTGA